The genomic segment CGCCGCCACCCCGGCTCCTCGGGGTGGCGGCGATCCCCTCGGGGCCGACGCGCGCGTCCCTGCCCACCCGCACCTGTTCGATTCGGCCAGAGCGTCCGGTCAGGCCCCCTTTCGCGGCCTCCGGGCGCCGAGGACCCTTTCCCGCAGGAGAACCGTGCCGACGGCGCCCGAGAGCGCTCCCCCTGGAGGGGAGAGCCTCCTCGGCACGAACGCGCCGCGCCGCCGGAACGGCCGCCAGGGATCGCAGGACCGTCCCCAGGGGAGCCGCCATGCCGAGACTTCTGTACGTTCCCGTACTCCCGGTGCGCAGCCACGCCGCCCGGGCCTACCGTGATCTGCGGCCCGCCGTCCGGGACGGTGTCACACCCCTGTGGAGCCTGCCGCCCCACCCCGAAGCGCGGGGCGCCTCGCTGGCCGCCGCCGTCCGCCGGGAGGTCGCGGAGGTGAGCCGGGTCCAGTCCGGGGGCCCGGCGTGGCTCGACGCCCCCTTCGCCGAGGAGGCGCAGATCCCGGTACTCGCCGAAGTGTTCGCCGCATACGTGGAGTTCGGCGCGTTCCGGCCGGTGACCGGACCGCTGCGGCCCGCCGCCCAGCAGGACGCGGCGTTCGCGACGGCGGCGGAGTACGGGCGCCCGCTCGGCGTCCGGGTACCGGTGCCCGGCGAGTGGGACCACGAACTCACCGAGGCGGTGGCCCGGTTGCCGGCACGGGCGGGTCGTGCCGTGGAGCTCGATCTGCTGATCGACCTCGGCGGTGTCCTCGCCGGCCGGCCCGGCGCCCACAAGGAGGCGCTGCGCGCCCTCGACGCCCTGCTCCCGTTGGCCGACTGGCGCTCCGTCGTCACCATCGGCGGAGGATTCCCGCAGGTGACGGCCGAGATGCTGGACCGGGGCGTACGGGAGGAGCCCCGCAGGGACTGGCAGCTCTGGCGGGAGATACGGCGGAACCCCGCCGGCCGGCTCGCCGCCCTCGGCTTCGGGGACTACGGGGTCCAGCCGGCCACCGCCCTGGCCCGCCCGTACCGGCCGGACCAGCGGGGAGGACCGGACTGGGGGTATCTGCGCTACACCACGGACCGGACCTTCGCGCTGGTGAAGGTCCTGCACAGCGGCCCGGACCGGGCGAGGGCCAACCGTGAGGCCGCACGCGCACTCCTGCGGCTGCCCGACTTCCGTGGCGCGCTGGCCAGTTCGGGGGAGTGCTGGCTGCGCGACTGCGCCCGCCCGCTGACACACCCCGCCGTGCGCACCGGATCGGACGGTCCCGGTACGGGCAACGCCGCCACCTGGCTGCGGGTCGGCACCGTCCAGCACATGACCCATGTGGTGCGGAGTCTGGCCAGGATCTGAGGCCCGCCGGGTCCGAGCCCCGCCCGCCGGGTCCCAGCTCCGCCCGCAGGGTCTCGGCTCCGCCCGCAGGGTCTCGGCTCCGCCCGCGGGGCTTCGGCTCCGCCCGCCGGGCTCACTTCCGGCCGTCGCCGCGCGGGTCCTCCAGTTCGGCGAGCCAGGTGGTGAGGAGGCCCTCCAGCGCGTCGGCCCGCGCCGGGGGCAGCGCGGCGAGGAGGCGCCGCTCGTTGTGCATGTGGTCGGTGAACGCCCGGTCGATGAGTTCGCGCCCCGGCACGGTCAGGGCGACGACCCGCCCGCGGCCGTCCCCGTCCCCCCGGCGCCGGGTCACCAGCCCCGACCGCTCCAGCCGGTCGATGCGCTTGGTCATCGCCCCGGTGGTCACCATGGTGTGCGCCGCCAGCTCCCCGGGGGCCCGCTCGTACGGGGCTCCGGCCCGGCGCAGCGCCGCGAGGACGTCGAACTCGCCCTCGCTGAGGCCGTACCGCTGGTAGACCACGCACAACTCCCGGGTGAGCAGGGCGGCGAGGCGGTGCAGGCGCCCGATGACGGCCTGCGGGCCGACGTCGAGGTCGGGGCGCTCGCGGCGCCAGGCGGCCTGGATGCGGGCCACGTGATCGGGCGGCGGGTCCTGGTGCGCGTGGGGCTGCTGCATGATTCCACCCTAGTGAGTAGCTTCCTAGGAAGCTAATATGTCTTCCATGGAAGCCAATGTGCGAGGCCTGGCCATCGCCGCCGTGGCGCCGGTGGCCTGGGGCACCACCTACTACGTCACCCGCCACTACCTCCCCGCCGGAAACCCGCTCTGGGGAGCCACCCTGCGCGCCCTGCCCGCCGGATGCCTGCTGCTGCTCCTCGCCCGGACCCGGCCCACCGGCGCCTGGTGGTGGCGGTCCGCCGTGCTGGGCCTGCTGAACACCAGCGCCTTCTTCGTGCTCGTCTACATCGCCGCCCAGCGCCTGGCCACCAGCACCGCGTCGATGGTGATGGCGCTCTCCCCGCTGGTCATGACGGTGACCGCCTGGGCCCTGCTCGCCCAGCGCCCCCGCGCCGCCCACCTGGCCGGCGGCGTGAGCGGACTCGCCGGGGTGGCCCTGATGATGTGGGGCCGTACCGGAGGCGGCGGGACCGGCGGCCTGATCGCCTCCGTCGCCGCCATGCTGGTCTCCTCCCTGGGGTACGTACTCTCCCAGCGCTGGAGCTCCGGCGCCGGGGTCCTCGCCACCACCGCCTGGCAGCTCTGCTTCGGCGGGGTACTCCTGCTGGTGGCGGCGGTCGTACGCGAGGGAGCACCGCCACCGCTGGGCCGCCGGGCGCTGGTGGGCTTCGGCTACGTCACCCTCGTCGCCACCGCCCTCGCCTTCCTCGCCTGGTTCGCGGCCCTGCGCCTGCTGCCCGCCGCCACGGTCGGCCTCGTCGGCCTCCTCAACCCGGTCACCGGCGTCCTGCTCGGCACGGTCCTGGCGGCGGAGGGCCTCACCGTCCGGCAGCTCGGAGGGATGGCGCTGATCCTCGCGGGGGTGCTGCTCGGGCGGCCGCGCAAGGCGGCGGCGAGACCCGAAGGGGCGGGCGGGTGTGCGGCGGCCGGGTCCCCCGCACCCGGCCGCCGCACACCCGCCCGCCCCGAGGGCTCCCGGCCCTGAACCGTGGCCGCCGACCGCGCCGCCTGCTGCCTCTTCCCCTCGAGGCCGCATCCCTCAGTCGCTGAGCAGGTCCAGCCCGCGCACGTCGTCCGCCGCAACCACGTCGGAAGGAGCGGGCGGTTCCGCCTCGACGGGGAGGTTCTGGTCGTCGATATCGACCAGGACGGGCACGTCCCCGATCTCGAACTCGATGTGACGAGGCGTCGGCGTCCCCGTTTCGGGCACCCGGACGACCACCTCGCCGTCCTTTCCGGGGTACGTGAGCGAGACCAGGCGCACCCCGGCCTCCGTTCCGGCGGAGCCCCGCTCGGCGGTGGGCACCGAGTCGGGCACTTCCTGGTACGGCCGGTCCATCCCGCACAGGGACAGGGCGAGGACGTTCCTCAGCTCACGGGCCGACCATGCCACGTACTTGCCGCGCGTCTTCTCGACCGCCGCTTCCGTGGAGGCCACCGCCTCGGGTTTCACCAGCTTGGCGAGTTCCACGAAACTGCTCAGGCCCCCCTCGTCGTAGGCTTCCCAGGCCTGGTTCCCGACCATGACGAACCGGGTGGTGTTCCCCAGCGTTTCGTAGCTTCCGGCGCAGTTGCCCCGCCGGTCGACGTGCACGTCGATTCGAGTGCCGACGTCGTCCCTGACCTCCCCCTTCAGCCCGTAGGACCGATACCCCCTGAACAGCTTCAGTGCCTCGGTCATGCGTTCCGCGTCGCTCGCGGAGGGTGCCGGCGAGGGCTTGCCCTCCGACCTCCCGGTGCCGCTCCCGCCGCACGCGGCCAGCGCCCCCGTCGCCACCACGCCGCACACCATCACGGACAGCGTTCTCCGCGTCACCATTTTCTGTGCCCTCCCCGATGTGCACCTCGCCGGAAGTCCGGCGAGCTGATCATCATCTCATCAGCCCCGTCGGTGGTCCGCCCGGTTGCGGGCGCGCTCGGCGCCGGGCGCCGCGACCGCGTCGGCCTGTGTGCCCGTCCGCCACGGCCGGGCCTGACACTCCGCGCACCCGACCTGATTCATCCGATGACCTCTCGTCCCACATCTTCTCCGCGATGCCCAGCGCCGCTACCATCGGGCTGCGCTTGGGAGCGCTCCCACCCCTCACATCGGCCCACTGCCACCCGTGTGGCGGTCCAGCTCGGAGAGGATTTTTCCGTGCGCTTGAGAGCCAGACCCCTTGCCGCCCTCCTGGCGGTGTTCGCCCTGTCAGCAGGCCTGTCGGGCATCGCCATCCCCTCGGTGGCGCAGCCCCGGACGTCGGGCGCCGCCGCCACCACGGCGGAAGCATCCGATCTGTCGTCGGCCACCGCCCTGGCGGCGGACCCGTACACCTGGAAGAACGTCCGCATCGACGGCGGTGGTTTCGTCCCCGGCATCGTCTTCAACCGGAGCGAGAAGAACCTCGCCTACGCCCGTACCGACATCGGCGGCGCCTACCGCTGGGACCAGTCGGGCAAGCAGTGGAAACCCCTGCTCGACTCGGTGGACTGGGACCACTGGGGCTACACCGGCGTGGTGAGCCTCGCCTCCGACCCGGTCCAGCCGAACAATGTGTACGTCGCCGCCGGTACGTACACCAACAGCTGGGACCCCAACAACGGCGCGGTGCTGCGCTCCACCGACCGGGGCGCCACCTGGACCCCGTCGGTGCTCCCCTTCAAGCTCGGCGGCAACATGCCCGGGCGCGGGATGGGCGAGCGGCTCGCCGTCGACCCGCACAAGAACTCGGTGCTCTACCTCGGCGCCCCGAGCGGCAACGGCCTCTGGCGGTCCACCGATTCGGGTGCCACCTGGGCGAAGGTCACCTCGTTCACCAACCCCGGGAACTACTCCCAGGACCCGACCGACACCAGCGGCTACGGCAACGACAACCAGGGCGTCACCTGGGTGACGTTCGACGGGCGCGGTGGCACCTCCGGTACGGCGACGAAGAACATCTACGTCGGCGTGGCGGACAAGGACAACACCGTCTACCGCTCCACCGACGCCGGTGCCACCTGGTCGCGGATCGCCGGACAGCCCACCGGCTACCTGGCGCACAAGGGCGTCCTGGACGAGGGCACCGGCTACCTCTACCTCTCGCTGAGCGACACCGGCGGCCCGTACGACGGCGGCAAGGGGAAGATCGCCCGCTACGACACGGCCACCGGCACCTGGCTGGACGTCAGTCCCGTCGCCGAGGCCGACACCTACTACGGCTTCAGCGGTCTCACCGTGGACCGGCAGAAGCCCGGCACGCTGATGGCGACCGCCTACAGCTCCTGGTGGCCGGACACCCAGATCTTCCGGTCCACCGACAGCGGCGCGACCTGGACCACCGCCTGGGAGTACACGAGTTACCCCAACCGCTCCACCCGCTACACCCAGGACGTCTCCTCGGTGCCCTGGCTCACCTGGGGCGCCAACCCCTCGCCGCCCGAGACCAGCCCGAAGCTCGGCTGGATGACCGAGTCCCTGGAGATCGACCCGTTCGACTCCAACCGGATGATGTACGGCACCGGGGCGACGCTCTACGGCACCGAGAACCTCAAGAACTGGGACACCGGCAGCCAGTTCAAGATCACGCCCATGGTGAAGGGGATCGAGGAGACGGCCGTCAACGACCTGGCCTCCCCGCCCTCCGGCGCCCCGCTGCTCAGCGCGCTGCTCGACGTCGGCGGCTTCCGGCACACGAATCTCGACGCCGTACCCGCGATGATGTACACCTCGCCCAACTTCACCTCCTCCACGAGCCTCGACTTCGCGGAGGCGTCCCCCAACACCGTGGTGCGCGTGGGTGACGCGGACGCCGCGCCGCACGTCGCGTTCTCGACGGACAACGGCGCCAACTGGTTCGGCGGCTCCGACCCCTCGGGCGTCACCGGCGGCGGCACGGTCGCGGCGGCGGCCGACGGCAGTTCGTTCGTGTGGAGCCCGGCGGGCACCGGAGTATACCGCACCACCGGCTTCGGCTCGTCGTGGACGGCCTCCACCGGCATCCCGGCCGGCGCCACCGTGGAGTCGGACCGCAAAAACCCGAAGAAGTTCTACGGCTTCAAGTCCGGTGTCTTCTACGTCTCCACCGACTCCGGCGCCACCTTCACCGCGAAGCCGTCCACCGGCCTCCCCGCCGAGGGCAACGTCCGGTTCAAGGCCGTCCCCGGCACCGAGGGCGACGTCTGGCTCGCGGGCGGCGCCGCCACCGGCACGTACGGCCTGTGGCACTCCACCGACTCCGGCGCCACCTTCACCAAGCTGTCCAACGTGACGCAGGCGGACTCCATCGGGTTCGGCAAGGCGGCGCAGGGCGCCTCGTACCAGACCCTGTTCACCAGTGCGAAGATCGGCGGGGTGCGCGGCATCTTCCGGTCCACCGACGCGGGCGCGAGCTGGACCCGGATCAACGACGACGCGCACCAGTGGGGCTGGACCGGCGGCGCGATCACCGGCGACCCGCGGATCTTCGGCCGGGTGTACGTCTCCACCAACGGCCGCGGCATCCTCTACGGCGACTCCGCGGCCGGTGACACCGGCACCACCGACCCGGGCACCGACCCCGGTACGGACCCGGGCACCGACCCCGGGACCGACCCGGGCACCGACCCCGGAACCCCCGCCGGTGCGGCCTGCAAGGTGACGTACAAGATCACCAACCAGTGGTCCGGCGGCTTCCAGGGCGACGTCACCGTCACCAACACCGGCGCCACGGCGATCGACGGCTGGAAACTCGCCTGGAGCTTCTCCAACGGGCAGCAGATCTCCCAGGCGTGGAACGCGACGGTCCAGCAGTCCGGCACCTCGGTGACGGCCACCGACGTCGGCTGGAACGGCAAGCTCGCGGCCGGATCCTCGGCGTCCTTCGGCTTCACCGGCAGCTGGACCGGGAGCAACGGCACGCCGAGCGCCTTCACGCTGGGAGGCAAGAGCTGCACCCTCGGCAGCTGAGGTGAGCGTCGCTTCCGCGCGTCCTTCCGCGCGGAAGCGACGCTTCCCTTTACATCACGCGGTGAGGTGGCTGGACGGGCACCCCCCATTGAGGATGAGTTATTTATTAGGTTAGCTTTACCTAAGTATTTACTTACTCATCCACGATCATGGGAACAGAACATGTTCGGCTCCATTCGCGCGCGCCGTCACGCGCTCGCCGCCTCCGCCACCGTCGCCGCACTCACGCTCGCCCTGGGCGCCTGCTCGTCCGACGGCGACGACAAGGAGCCGGCGAAGTCCGCGGCGAAGAGCGGCGCGGCGTTCCCCGTCTCGATCAAGAGCTCGCTCGGCACCGCGACCATCGACGAGAAGCCCCGACGCGTCGTCACCCTCGGCCAGGGCTCGGCCGAGACCGCCATCGCGCTCGGCACCACTCCGGTGGGCATCGAGAGTTACGCATGGGGCAGCGACTCCTCCGGCTACCTGCCGTGGATCGACGAAGCGGTGAAGAAGAACGGCGACAAGCTCCCCACCCAGTTCACCGGTGGTGAGGAGATCGACTTCGAGGCCATCACCGAACTGGAGCCGGACGTCATCCTCGCCCCCTGGTCGGGCATCACGCAGAAGCAGTACGACGTCCTCAAGGACATCGCCCCCACCGTCGCCTACCCGGACCAGGCCTGGAGCACGGACTGGGACCAGCAGATCGACATCATCGGCGAGGCGCTCGGGCAGACCGAGGACGCCGACGGCCTCAAGGCGACCATCGAGAAGGAACTCGCGGACGCCGCCGCGAGCCGCCCCCAGTACAAGGACGTGACGTTCTCGTACATCTACACCTCGGGCCCCGGCACCCTCGGCATCTTCAAGCCCACCGAGCAGCGCGTGACCATGGTCTCCAAGCTCGGCCTGACCGTCGACCCGGTCGTCGACACCTTCAAGGAGACCGAGGGCACCGACTCCGCCCTCATCGGCCTGGAGAACGCCGGGAAGCTGAAGGACAGCGACCTGCTCTTCACCTTCTACACCGACGACAAGACCCGCAAGGAGATCGAGGCGCAGAAGCTGTACGCCGCGATGCCCGCCGTCGCGAAGGGCGCGGTCGTCGCCTCGAACGACAACTCCTTCGTCACGGCCTCCTCGATCATCAACCCGCTGACCGTGCCGTGGGTGATCGACCGCTACCTGCCGCTCATCGACAAGGCCGTCGCCGCCGCCGGCAAGTAACCGCGCGGGAGCGTCCACCCTTCCATGGCAACCACCACGGTCGCGCCGCCGAGCGGTGCCGGTACCTCGCGTACCGGCACCGCCCGTTCGGCGTTCCTCCTGCTCCTGGCGCTCGTCGCCCTCGGCATCGCGCTCTCGGCGAGCGTCATGTTCGGCAGCCGGGCCACCTCCCCCGGGGAGGTCGTCGACGTGCTCACCGGCGGCGCCGCCCCCGACGTCGCCGCCGTCGTCGAGAGCCGCTACCCCCGCACGCTCCTCGGCGTGCTGGCCGGAGCCGGTCTCGCCGTCGCGGGCACCCTCATGCAGGGCGTCTCCCGCAACCCCCTGGCCGAACCCGGCCTGCTCGGCATCAACGCGGGCGCCTCCGCCGGAATCGTCACCGCCACCGCCTGGTTCGGTGCCTCCGGCACCACCGCCACCATGTGGTGGGCGCTGCCCGGAGCCCTGCTCGCCGGAGTGCTCGTCCACGTCATCGGTACGGCGGGCGCCGGTCCGGGCGTGGTACGCCTGGTCCTGGCAGGCGCGGTCCTCTCGGCCGTCCTGATGGCGTACATCCAGGCCGTGACCCTCAGCAAACCGAAGGTCTTCGACAGCTACCGGTACTGGGTGGTCGGAGCGCTGGGCGGCCGGGACCTCGACGTCCTGTGGTCCGTGCTGCCGTTCGCCGCGGTGGGCCTGGTGATCGCGCTCCTGCTCGGCCCCGGCCTCAACGCCCTCGCGCTCGGCGACGCCACCGCGATCTCGCTCGGCTCGCGCCCCGCGCGCACCCGCGCCGCCGGACTCGTCGCCGCCACCCTGCTGAGCGCGGCGGCCACCGCGGCGGTCGGCCCGATCGCCTTCGTCGGTCTCGCGGTGCCCCACGTGGTCCGTGCGCTCGTCGGCGTCGACTTCCGGGCGCAGATCGTGTTCTCCGCCCTTCTCGGCCCCACGCTGCTGCTCCTGGCGGACGTGGTGGGACGGGTCGTCATGCGGCCCACCGAGCTGATGGTCGGCGTGGTGACCGCCTTCATCGGCGCACCCGCGCTGCTCGTCGCCGTACGCAGGATGAAGGGGACGGCATGACCACCACCACGC from the Streptomyces sp. NBC_01335 genome contains:
- a CDS encoding FecCD family ABC transporter permease, yielding MATTTVAPPSGAGTSRTGTARSAFLLLLALVALGIALSASVMFGSRATSPGEVVDVLTGGAAPDVAAVVESRYPRTLLGVLAGAGLAVAGTLMQGVSRNPLAEPGLLGINAGASAGIVTATAWFGASGTTATMWWALPGALLAGVLVHVIGTAGAGPGVVRLVLAGAVLSAVLMAYIQAVTLSKPKVFDSYRYWVVGALGGRDLDVLWSVLPFAAVGLVIALLLGPGLNALALGDATAISLGSRPARTRAAGLVAATLLSAAATAAVGPIAFVGLAVPHVVRALVGVDFRAQIVFSALLGPTLLLLADVVGRVVMRPTELMVGVVTAFIGAPALLVAVRRMKGTA
- a CDS encoding beta family protein; its protein translation is MPRLLYVPVLPVRSHAARAYRDLRPAVRDGVTPLWSLPPHPEARGASLAAAVRREVAEVSRVQSGGPAWLDAPFAEEAQIPVLAEVFAAYVEFGAFRPVTGPLRPAAQQDAAFATAAEYGRPLGVRVPVPGEWDHELTEAVARLPARAGRAVELDLLIDLGGVLAGRPGAHKEALRALDALLPLADWRSVVTIGGGFPQVTAEMLDRGVREEPRRDWQLWREIRRNPAGRLAALGFGDYGVQPATALARPYRPDQRGGPDWGYLRYTTDRTFALVKVLHSGPDRARANREAARALLRLPDFRGALASSGECWLRDCARPLTHPAVRTGSDGPGTGNAATWLRVGTVQHMTHVVRSLARI
- a CDS encoding DMT family transporter, whose protein sequence is MEANVRGLAIAAVAPVAWGTTYYVTRHYLPAGNPLWGATLRALPAGCLLLLLARTRPTGAWWWRSAVLGLLNTSAFFVLVYIAAQRLATSTASMVMALSPLVMTVTAWALLAQRPRAAHLAGGVSGLAGVALMMWGRTGGGGTGGLIASVAAMLVSSLGYVLSQRWSSGAGVLATTAWQLCFGGVLLLVAAVVREGAPPPLGRRALVGFGYVTLVATALAFLAWFAALRLLPAATVGLVGLLNPVTGVLLGTVLAAEGLTVRQLGGMALILAGVLLGRPRKAAARPEGAGGCAAAGSPAPGRRTPARPEGSRP
- a CDS encoding iron-siderophore ABC transporter substrate-binding protein, coding for MFGSIRARRHALAASATVAALTLALGACSSDGDDKEPAKSAAKSGAAFPVSIKSSLGTATIDEKPRRVVTLGQGSAETAIALGTTPVGIESYAWGSDSSGYLPWIDEAVKKNGDKLPTQFTGGEEIDFEAITELEPDVILAPWSGITQKQYDVLKDIAPTVAYPDQAWSTDWDQQIDIIGEALGQTEDADGLKATIEKELADAAASRPQYKDVTFSYIYTSGPGTLGIFKPTEQRVTMVSKLGLTVDPVVDTFKETEGTDSALIGLENAGKLKDSDLLFTFYTDDKTRKEIEAQKLYAAMPAVAKGAVVASNDNSFVTASSIINPLTVPWVIDRYLPLIDKAVAAAGK
- a CDS encoding MarR family winged helix-turn-helix transcriptional regulator, whose translation is MQQPHAHQDPPPDHVARIQAAWRRERPDLDVGPQAVIGRLHRLAALLTRELCVVYQRYGLSEGEFDVLAALRRAGAPYERAPGELAAHTMVTTGAMTKRIDRLERSGLVTRRRGDGDGRGRVVALTVPGRELIDRAFTDHMHNERRLLAALPPARADALEGLLTTWLAELEDPRGDGRK
- a CDS encoding cellulose binding domain-containing protein: MRLRARPLAALLAVFALSAGLSGIAIPSVAQPRTSGAAATTAEASDLSSATALAADPYTWKNVRIDGGGFVPGIVFNRSEKNLAYARTDIGGAYRWDQSGKQWKPLLDSVDWDHWGYTGVVSLASDPVQPNNVYVAAGTYTNSWDPNNGAVLRSTDRGATWTPSVLPFKLGGNMPGRGMGERLAVDPHKNSVLYLGAPSGNGLWRSTDSGATWAKVTSFTNPGNYSQDPTDTSGYGNDNQGVTWVTFDGRGGTSGTATKNIYVGVADKDNTVYRSTDAGATWSRIAGQPTGYLAHKGVLDEGTGYLYLSLSDTGGPYDGGKGKIARYDTATGTWLDVSPVAEADTYYGFSGLTVDRQKPGTLMATAYSSWWPDTQIFRSTDSGATWTTAWEYTSYPNRSTRYTQDVSSVPWLTWGANPSPPETSPKLGWMTESLEIDPFDSNRMMYGTGATLYGTENLKNWDTGSQFKITPMVKGIEETAVNDLASPPSGAPLLSALLDVGGFRHTNLDAVPAMMYTSPNFTSSTSLDFAEASPNTVVRVGDADAAPHVAFSTDNGANWFGGSDPSGVTGGGTVAAAADGSSFVWSPAGTGVYRTTGFGSSWTASTGIPAGATVESDRKNPKKFYGFKSGVFYVSTDSGATFTAKPSTGLPAEGNVRFKAVPGTEGDVWLAGGAATGTYGLWHSTDSGATFTKLSNVTQADSIGFGKAAQGASYQTLFTSAKIGGVRGIFRSTDAGASWTRINDDAHQWGWTGGAITGDPRIFGRVYVSTNGRGILYGDSAAGDTGTTDPGTDPGTDPGTDPGTDPGTDPGTPAGAACKVTYKITNQWSGGFQGDVTVTNTGATAIDGWKLAWSFSNGQQISQAWNATVQQSGTSVTATDVGWNGKLAAGSSASFGFTGSWTGSNGTPSAFTLGGKSCTLGS